DNA from Amycolatopsis sp. DSM 110486:
GCGAACGTCATGTCCAGGATGCTGCGGCCCCACGTCTTCACGCCGATGGTCTGGCCGCCGATCGGGTTGCCCGACCCCGGCTTGATCACCACGCTCGTGACGCCGCCGGCCAGCGCGTCGTCGAAGCCCGGCTCGTACGGGTCGATGCCGTCGACCGCGCGGAAGCGCGCGCCGTTCGGGTCGGTCATCTCGTTGGTGTCGTTGCCGGCCCAGCCTTCGCCGTCCTCGTGGACGCCGAGGTGCGCGTGCGCGTCGATGAAGCCGGGCAGAACCCAGCTGCCGGACGCGTCGACGAGCTCGGCGTCCTCCGGCACGTCCACGTCGGCGGCGGCGCCGACCTGGACGATCCGGCCGTCTTCGATGAGCACGGTGCCGTCTTCGATGGGAGCCGAACCGACGGGGACGACGTAGCCCCCCACAATCGCCTTAGAAGCCATAGTTTGACACGCTAACGAATTGCCGCCGGTGCCCGCTCGCGGGGTTTCTCCAGGTGGATGAGCTCGTAGTCCGCCTCGGGGCTGCGGTGGGTCTCGCGGTAGCCCAGCTTCGCGTACAGCCGCAGCGGCCCGGCGGAACGTTCGCCGGTGAACAGCCGGAACCGCGCGACCTCCGCAGGTGCCAGCTCCTCCGCCACGAGCAGCAAAGCCGTGCCGAGGCCCTCGCCCTGCCGGTCCGGCGCCACGGCCAGCCGGCCGACCTCGCCGACGTCGCCGTTCACCCGGACCCGCACCGTCGCGATCAGCCGCGAGCCGGCGCGCACGCCCCACACCGGCAGCGACGGGTCGGCGAGCGCCGCGCGCACGCTCTCCAACGGCTCCACCAGCGGCGGGAGCTCGAAGTTGTCGTGCGCGCGGGCCTCGCTGAGGTACGCGGCGCGCTGCAGCGTGAGCAGCTCACCGGCGTCGGCCCCGGTCAGCAGCTCGGGCGACACGGTCACGGAACGCGGATGCCCCAGCTGCCCGACCACGACGTCGCGGGCTCCAGCTCGATCAGGTCGGTGCCGGTGTTGAGCGCGTCGGCCGGGCAGGTCATCGGCTCGAGCGCGACAGCGCGGCCACGGCCGGTCAGGTCGTCGGGCGTGAACACCTGCACCCAGCGGAAGTCGGGGCCGGTCCAGACCACCAGCCGCTGGTCCTCGTACGAGAGCACGTGGTGGTGCGTGCCGTCGTCGGCCAGGGAAAGCGAGCCGAACGCCGTGTCGAGGTCGACGCCCGCAAGCACCCGGCCGCTGCGGAAGTCGTACTCGGTGTCCGCGACATCCTGCTCGTCCGCGTACGGCATCTGCTGGTCACCGACGTACGGGCGCACGCGCGAAGCCGGCAGCGTGAGCGTGAGCTCGTCGGTCGGCACGTCGCCGATGCGGAAGTACGGGTGCGTGCCCACGCCAACGCCGATGGGTTGCTCACCCTCGTTGCGGATCTCGTGCGTGATCGTGAGCTCGCGCGGCTGCAGTTCGTAGGTGATGGTGGCGCGCAACGGCACCGGCCAGCCCGGCTGCACCTCGACGTCGACCGCGAGCGTGATCGACGATTCCGCGTGCTCCAGCAGCTCCCACTCCTTGTGGCGAGTGAGGCCGTGGATCGCGTTGCCACGCGCGGCTTCCGTGATCTCCAGCTGCTGCATCTCGCCCTGGAACTCCCACTCGCCGCCCTTCGTGCGGTTCGGCCACGGGAGCAGCACCTGGCCGAGGCCCTTCGGCGGCATCTCATCGGCCGCGTACTCCTCGACGTAGGGCACGCCGCCGACCTCGAACGCACGCAGGCCGGCACCGATCTCGGTGACGATGGCGCGCGCGTTGCCGCGGGTGATTTCGAACTGCTCTCCGGTGGGGTTGGCCATGCCGCAGACATTACCGGCGGACACCACGTGGATGCGGCCGGTCAAACTAACTAGACCGGTCGTCATAGTTTGAGCTACGGTGAGCCGCATGGTCCGCCGCACCGACTCCCGCCGCCGCATGCTCGACTCCGCCGCCGAGCTGTTCCAGGCGCAGGGTTACCACGCCACCGGCCTCACGCAGCTCGTCGCCGCGGGCGGAGCCCCGAAGGGCTCGCTGTACTTCCACTTCCCCGGCGGCAAGGAGCAGCTGGCGGCCGAGGCCGTACGGCTGTCGAGCGAACGGGTGGCCGACGTGCTGACCGCCGTGGTCGCGGCCGCGCCGGATCCGGCGTCGGCGATCGACGCGGTGGTCGACGCCTTGGCCGCCTCGCTCACCGAGTCCGACTTCCGGCGCGGGTGTCCACTTGCGACAGTCGCACTGGAGGCCGCCGCGGAGAGCGAACCGATCCGCGAGGCCTGCCAGGACGGTTACGCCGGCTGGCACACGCGGCTGGCCGAGTACTTCACCGCCCAGGGTCTTGCGGTTGACCGCGCTGCCTCCCTGGCCACCGTGGTGCTCGCGTCGATCGAAGGCGCGCTGCTGTTCGCCAAGACCCGCCGCGACGTCACGCCTCTTCGCGACATCGCCGCCCACCTGCACACCACCGTCGAGAGGGAGTTCGCCTGATGCGCGTGCACCACCTGAACTGCGGCACCATGACCCCGATCGGCGGCCGGCTCGTCGACGGCCGCCCCGGCCTGTTCCGGCACGCCACACTCGTGTGCCACTGCCTGCTGCTCGAGACCGCCACCGGCCTCGTCCTGATCGAGACGGGCATGGGCACGCCCGCCGTCGCCGACCCGGAACGCTGGCTGGGCCGCCGGTTCCTCACCCTGTCGAAGCCCGTGTCCCGGGCCGAGGAAACCGCCGTGAGCCAGATCCGCGCCCTCGGCCTCGACCCGGCCGACGTGCGCGACATCGTGCTGACCCACCTCGACCTCGACCACGCGGGCGGCCTCGTCGACTTCCCGCAGGCCCGCGTGCACGTCTACGCGGCCGAGCTGGCGGCATACCACGCGGGCAACCCGCGGTACCGGCGCGCGCAGCTCGCCCACGGTCCACAGTGGACGCCCTACGAAGACGCCGGCGACGACTGGTTCGGCTTCTCCGCCGTCCGCGAGCTCGACGGCGTGCCCGACGTCGCGCTGATCCCCCTGGCCGGCCACACCACCGGCCACGCCGGCGTCGCCGTCCACACCGACACCGGCTGGCTCCTCAACGCCGGCGACGCCTACTTCTACCACTCCGAAATCGACGAACCGGCCCGGATCCCGCCGGGCCTGAAGCTTTTCGAACGGTTGGTGCAGACAGTGCCCGAGCAGCGCATCGAGAACCAGCAGCGCCTCCGCGAGCTGCGGCTGACGAGCGACGTCACCATCTTCGCCGCCCACGACCTCACCGACTTCGAACGCCTCAGCCGACCGGCTCACGCTTGACGTCGCGCCGGTCAAGACCCCGCTTGACCAGCCAGTTCACGAACCACAGCACCACACCCACCCCGAGCAGGATGGCCGCCACGCGGTAGTCGCTCGCCGGGCGGCCCGACAGTGGGCTCACGAGGTAGAGGCAGAAGATCGCCGCGAGCACGGGGATCACGGTGGGCGCGCGGAAGTGCTTGTGCGCCACCTTGTCCTTGCGCAGCACGAGCAGTGCGACGTTGACGATGGCGAACACCACGAGCAGCAGCAACGCCGTGGTGCCGCCGAGCGCACTGATGTCCACAAAGGACACCAGGAGGATCGCGATGGCGCTCGTGAAGATGATCGACACCCACGGCGTGCGGCGCGTCGGGTGCACGCGGCCGAAGACCGACGGCAGCACGCGCTCGTTGGCAAGGCCGTAGAGCAGGCGGCTGGCCATGAGCATGTTGATCAGCGCCGAGTTGATGACCGCGAACAGGCCGATGGCCGAGAAGATTTCGCGCGGGAAGCCGGGGGCGCCGACGTCGAGCACGGTGAGCAGCGCGCTGCTCTTGGCCGCGGCCAGGTCGTCGGCCGGGACGAGCAGCGAGGATGTGATGGACACCAGCACGTAGATCGTCGCCGCGATGACCATGCCCCAGAGCATCGCCTTCGGGAAGATGCGGACCGGGTCGTGGCATTCCTCGGCCATGTTCACGGAGTCCTCGAAGCCGACCATCGCGAAGAAGGCCAGCGAGGTGGCCGACGTGATGGCCACCAGCCACGTCTTGTCAGCCGTGTTGATCTCGACCAGCCGCGAAGGTTCGCCGTCGCCGTTGATCACGGCCCACACGCCGACGCCGATGATGATCAGCAGACCGGACAGTTCGATGCAGGTGAGCACCGCGTTGGCCTTCACCGATTCGCCCACGCCGCGGAAGTTGATCAGTCCCAGCGCGATCACGAACACGATCCCGACCAGCACCATCGGCAGCTTCACGAACGCCGCCAGGTACGTCGCACCGAACGCGACCGCGGCCGACGACGCCGACGTGATGCCGGAGCACATCACCGCGAACGCGACCATGAACGTCAGGAACGGCACCCCGAACGCCTTGTTCGTGTACAGCGCGGCGCCCGCGGCCCGCGGATACTTGCCGACCAGCTCCAGGTAGCTGAACGCGGTCATGAACGCGACCACGAAAGCCAGCAGGAACGGCAGCCACAGCGCACCGCCGACCCGGCCGGCGACCTGGCCGGTCAGCGCGTAGATCCCCGTACCGATGATGTCGCCGACCACGAAGAACAACAGGAGCTTCGGCCCCATCACGCGCCGGAGACCCGGTCCACCCACCTGCGGACCGTCCGCCTCAACGTCCGTCATGGGCGAATAGTCTGCCTTGTCCGGCCGCCTCGCGAAAGTCAGACGGCGGTGACAGCCGTTTTGACCAGCGGAACCATCATCTGCTGGGTCATCTTCACCGGACCGGTGTAGTTGACGAGCACGGGCACGCCCTTGGCGATCTTGGCCGTGGCGAGCGTCGCGGTCTTCTGCTCGTCGATGTAGTACACGGCGCCGTTGGCGAAGCCCGGCACGTCGACGGCGCCCGGCTTGGCCTTCTTGATCGCCGCGACCATCTCGGCCGGGTCGGCCTGGCGGCCCTCGTACCGGGTCACGGCCAGCGCGCCGGCCTGCTTGTCGCCGACGAGGTATTCGCAGCTCGTGGCCTTGCCCCCGTTGGCGGCGTTTTCCTGGTTCGGGCCGACCTTCGACGTCACGCCGGGGATCTTGATCGCGTTGCCGACCTCGCTGGCCGACAGGAGCGAGCACGTCGAACCCGGCGGCGCGGGCGTCGTGGAAGACGGTTTCGGCGGAGCGGCCTGCTGCTCACCCGAGGAGCAGGCAGTGAGCGCGGCGGCGGTGAGCAACAGGGCGACCGGGTAAACACGCATGCCCGGCATGTTAGGCCGTTCGGACTATTCTCCCGCGACCGGTTCGGCACCCTTCGCCGCGACCGGCTCCGGCTTGGCCTCTCCCGTGGGCGCGCGATAGCGCCAGAACGCGGGCAGCACCAGCATCGCCGCGAGCACCAGCACGATCACCAGCAGCCCACCGCCCGTCGCGGCGGCTTCGGTGCCCCACTCGGCGCCGGCCCAGCCGTGCGTCAGGTCGGCCAGCCGCGGCCCGCCCGCGACGACGACCGTGAACACGCCCTGGAGGCGGCCGCGCATCTCGTCGGTGGTGGCGGTCTGCAGGATGGCCTGGCGGTAGACGGAGCTGACCATGTCGGCGCCGCCTGCCAGCGCCATGAAGATCACCGCGAGCCACAGCGAGTGCGCGAGCCCGAACGCCGCGACCGCCGCGCCCCACAGGCAGATCGAGACCACGACGGCCACGCCCTGCCGCGAAACGCGGTGCAGCCAGCCGGAGAACAGGCCGATCAGCATCGCGCCGGCCGGGAGTGCCGCGTAGAGCAGACCCAGCGCCGGACCGCCGCCCGGCGGGTCGCCGAACGTCCGCTCGGCCATCTCCGGGATCAGCGCGCGCGGCATGCCGGCGACCATCGCGATGATGTCGGCGACGAACGACGCGAGCAGCACCTTCTGCTTGGCCAGGTAGCGGAACCCGTCGACCACGTCGCCGAACCCCGCGCGCCGCGACGGCCCGTTCAGCGGCGGGATCGGCGGCAGCCGCCACACGGAGATGAGCGTGATCAGCAACGCGCACACGTCGACGAGGTACAGCGTCGACAGGCCGATCACGGGGATCAGCGCCCCACCGAACAGCGGCCCGAACACCGCGCCGAATGTCGACATCGTCGTGTTCAGCGCATTGGCTGACGGCAGGAGTTCAGGGGGCACCAGCCGCGCGACGACGGCGCCGCGCGTGGGCATGTTGATCGCGAAGAACGCCTGGTTGGCCGCGAGCAGCACCAGCACGAGCGTCACGGAGCGGAAGTTCGCGAAGGCCTGCAACCACAGCAGCGCCGAGGAGACCGCCACACCGATGTTCGTGACCAGCAGCAGCTTCCGCCGGTCGACCGCGTCGGCGATCGCCCCGCCCCACAACCCGAACACGAGCAGCGGCACCAGCGCCACGGCCCCGGTCAGCCCCACATACCCGGACGACCCCGTCAGGTCGAACACCTGCTTCGGCACCGCCACCGCCGTCAGCTGCGACCCGACCGCGGTCACCGCCGTCGACATCCACAACCGCCGGAACGCCGGAATCTTCAACGGCCGCGTATCGACCACGATGCGCCCGAGGACTCCCCGCGCCCCCCGACGAGGGCGCGCCGCCCCCGGATCAGAACTCACGACTCACTATCTTAGCCGCGCTAACTATCGCCCCGCGGGTGATTTTGATCGCCGGACATTCGTCCGGAATGCCGCTTTCAGTAGATCTCACCCACCACAACCCGGCAGCCGAACCCACCTACCCCACGGCCATCGATGCACCCAACTCACCCGTGCACCCAGACCCGCCCCTGCACCTCGATCCCCGCGCCCTTCACAATCAAAGATCGGGGTGCCCACCGCTCACCGGAACGGCGACGTACCCACCCTAAGCAACCAGCAGCCACCCACCCACTCAGCCAAAGAAGCGATGGATCAGGGAGCCAACCTCTCCACCTGCCACCCATCATCCGTCCGCCTGAACCTCAACCGGTCATGCATCCGGTCTTCCCGCCCCTGCCAGAACTCAACGAAGTCAGGCCGGATCCGCCAGCCACCCCAGTGCGGCGGCGCCGGAATCTGCTCCACATCCCCGAACCGCCGCTCGATCCCGCGCAGCGCGTTCTCCAACGCCCGCCGGCCGTCGACGATCCGCGACTGCGGCGAAGCCCAAGCCCCAAGCTGAGACCCGCGCGGACGCTGCGCCCAGTACGCGGCCGTCTCCGCGGAGCCGACCTTCTCCACCTCACCCCGCACCGTGACCTGCCGCTGCAGCGAGTACCAGGGGAACGTGGCCGACGCGTACCGCGTGGCCGTGAGGTCGTGACTCTTCGCCGACGTGTAGTTCGTGTAGAACACCACGCCGCGTTCGTCCAGCCCCTTGCACAGCACCGTGCGCGACGAGGGGTGACCCTCGTGGTCCGCCGTGGCGAGGACCATCGCGTTGGGTTCGGCGACGCCTTCGGAGATCGCCTGGCCCAGCCAGTTCTGCAGTTGCTCGGTCCAGGTGGCCGCGAGCGCCGTCTCGTCGAACGGAGCGCCGTCGTAGGCCACCCGCATCCCAGGCAGCCGGACCACCGCGTCGGCTACGTCGGCCACCTCGTCGGTCTCCGGCATCATGGGCCCCAACCTCCGTACCCCTGGTGAGGGTGTCGACTCATCGGTATCCGGAGACGGTATTGGCTCCTCAGCTGCGGCGAAACCCACCGAACGGTGACTCCTGCCACCCTCACCGGACCGGGTGGCGTAACCCGCGGTTAACCCCGTGGCCCCGAATCGATCAAGATCGCGTAATCGCCGCCAGCATCAACCCCCGCAGCTCGGTGCCGACGGCCTCTACCGGCAACGGCGGTTCGTGCGCCTGCCATTCGCGCAGCAGACCCGTGGCGGCGCCGACGAGCGCGATCGCCGTGAGCCGGTAGTCCCGATCGGGCGCGGCGCCGGCTTCGGCCGCGCGGCGCGCCTCCGTCTCGATGAACGTGGCCCAGCGGTCCACCCACACCTGGTGCTGCGCCTCCAGCTCCGGGCTCACGCCCACGGCCTCGACGTAGTTCAGCCGTGGCATGCGCGGGTCGATGGTCACGGTCGCGACGAAGACGTCGAGCAGCTTCGCGATGCGCGTCATCGCGTCGGCGTCCTTGACCTCCTCCAGCGCGGCGGAGACGTGCGTGAGCGCGAGCGAGTTGATCCGGTCGTGCAGGGTCCGCAGCACCTCTTCCTTGCTGCCGAACTCCTCGTAGAAATTCCGGGTGGAGACCCCGGCACGAGTACACAACTGGGTGATCTTCGCCTGCCGGAAGCCCGTCGAGGTGAACAGCTCCAGTGCGGCCGTCAGCAGCCGCTCCCGGCGCTCGGCGCGTCTCTGCTCCGGCGGGACGCCACCGTAGGTACGGGCCACCGGCCCTCCTTCCCGCCGCGCGCCGCCCAGGGGCGGCACCGACGTCCATCTTGTGAAAATCCCAATTACCGATCGAACGGACGCGGGAGCGCTTGAAAATTGATTCCGGTAATCGCGGTGGCCACTCCGCCGAGCATTCACGAAACGCGGCCCACGCGCACGGTCCGGCGGACGGTCGCGCCGTCGAACCCGCGGCGATCACGGTATCGAGCAGCGGAACACCGGCTCGCGCAGGCCCCATCACAGGCGATCACCGAACGCTAAGTCGTTGCCACCCCTGGGAATCGTCCCTGCACCTCGCGCTTGAACATTGTTCTGCACCGGTGCGTCACGGCGGCACGCGCCGATCCGCGGTCCGGCGTGCGCGACACAGCGCGGACGCCGCCGCGCGCTCGGTACCGACGTGGACTGGCAGGGCTTCCCCTCGCTGGAACACCGTGTCGGCGTTCCCGGTCGACGTGCGCTGGCTGGGCACGAAGTTTTAGCAGCCCAAGCGTTTCAAGGCAACAGCCGCAAAGCAACCACGGCGTCTTCCGCCAGCGCCGTGGTGAGCGTGACCCCGACGGCCGGCGAGGTGCACGCCCACCAGTCGCCCGAAGCCGTGGGACGCGCGGGAAAACCCACCTCGAGGTCCGTCGCGAGCACCCGCTTGCCCGCCAGCACCGCCAGTCCGCCGTCCAGCGCGGGGTCGCCGATCGTCTGCGTCTGGCGCAGCAGCGGCACTCCGCCGCGGAGCACGTGCGTGGACGTGGTGAGCCGGCCGGGCCGTTCGCCCGCGCGGCCCAGTACCAGGACTTCCCGGGTGTGGAAACGGGAATTTTCCCCGAGCCTCGCGTGCAGCACGGCCACGTGGTCCGCGCGGGCGGTGACGACCGTCGGCTCGGGCAGGTAGGCCAGCGAACCACCGTCGGCCACCTCGATGTCCACAGTGGACGAACTGCGGCCACCGGACGGCCCCGGCAACGCGAGCGTCGCCGCCACCCCGGACAGCCGCAGCTCCGCGCCGGGCCCGACGCGGACGTCGAGCAGCAGCTCGTCGCCGCCCAGCGGCGCGGTGGCGGAGCTGACGAGGTGCACCACGGCTTGCCGCCCGGTGCGGCGGCGCGGGAACAACGTCAGCGGCGCCATCGAGCGCAGCTCACGCAGCACCGTGCGGCCGTCCTCGAAGCACGCGACCACCCGCGCGTGGGCCTTCACCCCGCGCGCACCGGCAGCACCGACCGCACCCACTGCGCGACGGCGTGCGCGTCCGGCGTGTCCACGAGCGACTGCGCGATGACCGGCAGCTCGCCGCGCATGCGGTGCGCGTCGGAGGTCATCACGTCGAGGTCCGCGCCGACGAGGTGGGCGATGTCGATCTTGTTGATCACCAGCAGGTCGGCCGTCGTCACGCCGGGGCCGCCCTTGCGCGGCACCTTGTCGCCGCCGGCGACGTCGACCACGAACACCTGGCTGTCGGCGAGGCCGCGGCTGAACACGGCGGTGAGGTTGTCGCCGCCGCTCTCGATGATGACCAGGTCCAGACCGGGGAAGCGCTCCTCGAGCTGCTCGACCGCGTCGAGGTTGGCGGTGATGTCGTCGCGGATCGCGGTGTGCGGGCAGGCGCCGGTCTGCACGGC
Protein-coding regions in this window:
- a CDS encoding GNAT family N-acetyltransferase, with amino-acid sequence MSPELLTGADAGELLTLQRAAYLSEARAHDNFELPPLVEPLESVRAALADPSLPVWGVRAGSRLIATVRVRVNGDVGEVGRLAVAPDRQGEGLGTALLLVAEELAPAEVARFRLFTGERSAGPLRLYAKLGYRETHRSPEADYELIHLEKPRERAPAAIR
- a CDS encoding aldose 1-epimerase family protein, encoding MANPTGEQFEITRGNARAIVTEIGAGLRAFEVGGVPYVEEYAADEMPPKGLGQVLLPWPNRTKGGEWEFQGEMQQLEITEAARGNAIHGLTRHKEWELLEHAESSITLAVDVEVQPGWPVPLRATITYELQPRELTITHEIRNEGEQPIGVGVGTHPYFRIGDVPTDELTLTLPASRVRPYVGDQQMPYADEQDVADTEYDFRSGRVLAGVDLDTAFGSLSLADDGTHHHVLSYEDQRLVVWTGPDFRWVQVFTPDDLTGRGRAVALEPMTCPADALNTGTDLIELEPATSWSGSWGIRVP
- a CDS encoding TetR/AcrR family transcriptional regulator, with protein sequence MVRRTDSRRRMLDSAAELFQAQGYHATGLTQLVAAGGAPKGSLYFHFPGGKEQLAAEAVRLSSERVADVLTAVVAAAPDPASAIDAVVDALAASLTESDFRRGCPLATVALEAAAESEPIREACQDGYAGWHTRLAEYFTAQGLAVDRAASLATVVLASIEGALLFAKTRRDVTPLRDIAAHLHTTVEREFA
- a CDS encoding MBL fold metallo-hydrolase, with protein sequence MRVHHLNCGTMTPIGGRLVDGRPGLFRHATLVCHCLLLETATGLVLIETGMGTPAVADPERWLGRRFLTLSKPVSRAEETAVSQIRALGLDPADVRDIVLTHLDLDHAGGLVDFPQARVHVYAAELAAYHAGNPRYRRAQLAHGPQWTPYEDAGDDWFGFSAVRELDGVPDVALIPLAGHTTGHAGVAVHTDTGWLLNAGDAYFYHSEIDEPARIPPGLKLFERLVQTVPEQRIENQQRLRELRLTSDVTIFAAHDLTDFERLSRPAHA
- a CDS encoding APC family permease, with translation MTDVEADGPQVGGPGLRRVMGPKLLLFFVVGDIIGTGIYALTGQVAGRVGGALWLPFLLAFVVAFMTAFSYLELVGKYPRAAGAALYTNKAFGVPFLTFMVAFAVMCSGITSASSAAVAFGATYLAAFVKLPMVLVGIVFVIALGLINFRGVGESVKANAVLTCIELSGLLIIIGVGVWAVINGDGEPSRLVEINTADKTWLVAITSATSLAFFAMVGFEDSVNMAEECHDPVRIFPKAMLWGMVIAATIYVLVSITSSLLVPADDLAAAKSSALLTVLDVGAPGFPREIFSAIGLFAVINSALINMLMASRLLYGLANERVLPSVFGRVHPTRRTPWVSIIFTSAIAILLVSFVDISALGGTTALLLLVVFAIVNVALLVLRKDKVAHKHFRAPTVIPVLAAIFCLYLVSPLSGRPASDYRVAAILLGVGVVLWFVNWLVKRGLDRRDVKREPVG
- a CDS encoding MFS transporter → MSSDPGAARPRRGARGVLGRIVVDTRPLKIPAFRRLWMSTAVTAVGSQLTAVAVPKQVFDLTGSSGYVGLTGAVALVPLLVFGLWGGAIADAVDRRKLLLVTNIGVAVSSALLWLQAFANFRSVTLVLVLLAANQAFFAINMPTRGAVVARLVPPELLPSANALNTTMSTFGAVFGPLFGGALIPVIGLSTLYLVDVCALLITLISVWRLPPIPPLNGPSRRAGFGDVVDGFRYLAKQKVLLASFVADIIAMVAGMPRALIPEMAERTFGDPPGGGPALGLLYAALPAGAMLIGLFSGWLHRVSRQGVAVVVSICLWGAAVAAFGLAHSLWLAVIFMALAGGADMVSSVYRQAILQTATTDEMRGRLQGVFTVVVAGGPRLADLTHGWAGAEWGTEAAATGGGLLVIVLVLAAMLVLPAFWRYRAPTGEAKPEPVAAKGAEPVAGE
- the pdxH gene encoding pyridoxamine 5'-phosphate oxidase, which encodes MMPETDEVADVADAVVRLPGMRVAYDGAPFDETALAATWTEQLQNWLGQAISEGVAEPNAMVLATADHEGHPSSRTVLCKGLDERGVVFYTNYTSAKSHDLTATRYASATFPWYSLQRQVTVRGEVEKVGSAETAAYWAQRPRGSQLGAWASPQSRIVDGRRALENALRGIERRFGDVEQIPAPPHWGGWRIRPDFVEFWQGREDRMHDRLRFRRTDDGWQVERLAP
- a CDS encoding TetR/AcrR family transcriptional regulator, which encodes MARTYGGVPPEQRRAERRERLLTAALELFTSTGFRQAKITQLCTRAGVSTRNFYEEFGSKEEVLRTLHDRINSLALTHVSAALEEVKDADAMTRIAKLLDVFVATVTIDPRMPRLNYVEAVGVSPELEAQHQVWVDRWATFIETEARRAAEAGAAPDRDYRLTAIALVGAATGLLREWQAHEPPLPVEAVGTELRGLMLAAITRS
- a CDS encoding urease accessory protein UreD: MKAHARVVACFEDGRTVLRELRSMAPLTLFPRRRTGRQAVVHLVSSATAPLGGDELLLDVRVGPGAELRLSGVAATLALPGPSGGRSSSTVDIEVADGGSLAYLPEPTVVTARADHVAVLHARLGENSRFHTREVLVLGRAGERPGRLTTSTHVLRGGVPLLRQTQTIGDPALDGGLAVLAGKRVLATDLEVGFPARPTASGDWWACTSPAVGVTLTTALAEDAVVALRLLP
- the ureG gene encoding urease accessory protein UreG, translating into MPAEHGHGHGHGHAHPVSFDPTETEPDHYEPAPTAGRAYRIGIGGPVGSGKTALTAALCRALGGELNLAVVTNDIYTTEDADFLRKAGVLAPERIAAVQTGACPHTAIRDDITANLDAVEQLEERFPGLDLVIIESGGDNLTAVFSRGLADSQVFVVDVAGGDKVPRKGGPGVTTADLLVINKIDIAHLVGADLDVMTSDAHRMRGELPVIAQSLVDTPDAHAVAQWVRSVLPVRAG